The following coding sequences lie in one Apium graveolens cultivar Ventura chromosome 1, ASM990537v1, whole genome shotgun sequence genomic window:
- the LOC141717947 gene encoding cytosolic sulfotransferase 13-like translates to MDASYIYRARLRFIQCRPKPNYSSSCPNSIPIDPYLTRDDPIPNFGYNMRVQESLILYQYQGFWYPRVFVQGIVNCQKQYEAGENDIFLVTAPKSGTTWFSSILYALMNREAHPPQDTHHPLLNKAPGDLVPLIELLDPSKYDTVCNSSGSSTRIFASHIPLASLPKSITDNATSSNCKVVYVCRDIKDIFVSLFHFLNKGKYLRSPISFEHTFDLYCKGYLGPGPVWDQILGYWKESLENPQKVLFMKYEDMKN, encoded by the coding sequence ATGGACGCATCCTACATATACAGGGCGCGTCTTCGCTTCATACAATGTAGACCAAAACCTAATTATTCATCTTCTTGCCCCAATTCAATTCCAATTGACCCGTATTTGACCCGAGATGatccaataccaaattttggctataacatgAGAGTTCAAGAATCTCTCATACTATACCAATACCAAGGCTTCTGGTATCCTCGTGTGTTTGTGCAGGGCATAGTAAATTGTCAAAAACAATATGAAGCTGGCGAAAATGATATCTTCCTTGTTACTGCCCCTAAATCAGGCACCACATGGTTCAGTTCTATCCTCTATGCATTAATGAACCGTGAAGCCCACCCTCCACAAGATACTCACCATCCTTTGCTTAACAAAGCTCCCGGTGATCTCGTTCCTTTAATCGAATTGCTCGACCCCTCTAAGTATGACACAGTTTGCAACTCTTCAGGCAGCAGCACTAGGATCTTTGCAAGTCACATTCCATTAGCTAGCCTACCGAAATCCATAACTGACAACGCTACCTCATCAAACTGCAAAGTAGTTTACGTGTGCAGAGACATAAAAGACATCTTTGTTTCATTATTTCACTTTCTGAACAAAGGTAAATATCTACGTTCTCCCATTTCTTTCGAACACACGTTCGATTTGTACTGCAAGGGATATTTGGGACCTGGACCAGTTTGGGATCAAATCTTAGGATACTGGAAAGAGAGTTTAGAAAACCCCCAGAAGGTTCTGTTCATGAAGTATGAAGACATGAAAAATTAG